The Thermoplasma acidophilum DSM 1728 genome includes a window with the following:
- a CDS encoding DUF302 domain-containing protein, with protein MYKFEIDIQGNLEEVYGRIFSVLKQAGYIILSYVDVAEILQRTMQKKIDPLYILNICKPAAANEFISESYETSMFIPCKLVLHQMGENTRVSLQLISPQIETFTDLSTDVAKKYENEIVDILKKM; from the coding sequence ATGTATAAGTTCGAAATTGACATTCAGGGCAATTTGGAGGAGGTATACGGGAGGATTTTTAGCGTTTTAAAACAAGCCGGATACATTATACTTTCCTACGTGGATGTGGCAGAGATCCTCCAGCGGACAATGCAGAAAAAGATCGATCCACTCTATATACTCAACATATGCAAGCCAGCAGCTGCCAATGAATTTATAAGCGAATCGTATGAAACCAGCATGTTCATACCCTGCAAGCTTGTCCTACATCAGATGGGAGAAAATACCAGAGTTTCATTGCAGCTCATATCGCCGCAGATAGAAACTTTTACCGATCTCTCTACCGATGTTGCCAAAAAGTACGAAAATGAGATAGTTGATATTCTTAAAAAGATGTGA
- the prf1 gene encoding peptide chain release factor aRF-1, whose translation MEDDEQIRRYEFKRALEELSKLHGRGTELISLYIPPDKQISDVVAYLRDEYSTSSNIKSKSTRKNVLAAIESIMARLKYYKTPPPNGFVFFEGHIATRGDQTEMYTKIIEPPEPITTFMYKCDSEFHLEMLKTMLEEKEIYGLIVIDRKEATVGFLNGTRIEVVDNVQSQVPSKHHQGGQSSRRFERLIEIAANEFFKKVGEIANNAFMPKIKDIRAIFLGGPGATKEYFFEKDYLRNEVKEKIKDLFDVGYTDESGLRELVEKASESIKDMKISKEKDLMNRFLREVRKPDGGLAIYGEQAIRDALEQKMVDLLLISEGLRKVRYTYRCPTCQAELTLNQEPNEWPVCEKDGTPMELVAEDDFIEDLYRLAKESGAQVEIISDQSEEGKLLKQAFGGMAAVLRFIRKDNVQMM comes from the coding sequence ATGGAAGATGATGAACAGATAAGGAGATATGAATTTAAGCGTGCTCTGGAGGAGCTTTCGAAGTTGCATGGGCGAGGAACTGAACTCATATCGCTCTACATACCACCAGACAAGCAGATATCGGACGTTGTTGCATACCTCAGGGATGAATATTCAACTTCCTCGAATATAAAATCAAAATCCACCAGAAAGAATGTGCTGGCCGCCATAGAATCCATTATGGCCAGGCTGAAATACTACAAGACTCCACCACCTAATGGTTTCGTCTTCTTCGAGGGGCACATAGCGACAAGAGGTGATCAAACGGAGATGTACACCAAGATAATTGAACCTCCTGAACCCATCACCACATTCATGTATAAGTGCGACTCGGAATTCCATCTGGAGATGCTAAAGACGATGCTGGAGGAAAAGGAGATATATGGGCTCATCGTCATAGACAGGAAGGAAGCAACCGTTGGCTTCCTCAACGGCACGAGAATAGAGGTTGTTGATAATGTGCAGTCACAGGTTCCCAGCAAGCATCATCAGGGCGGCCAGTCCTCGCGAAGGTTCGAAAGACTGATTGAGATAGCGGCCAACGAGTTCTTCAAGAAGGTTGGCGAAATAGCGAATAACGCATTCATGCCAAAAATAAAGGACATAAGGGCAATATTCCTGGGTGGTCCTGGAGCTACGAAGGAATACTTCTTCGAGAAGGATTACTTGCGAAATGAAGTAAAGGAGAAGATAAAGGATCTGTTCGATGTTGGATACACCGATGAATCTGGTCTCAGAGAACTTGTTGAAAAGGCTTCGGAATCCATAAAGGATATGAAGATCTCAAAGGAGAAGGATCTGATGAACAGGTTCCTCCGTGAAGTGAGAAAACCCGATGGCGGTCTCGCAATTTATGGCGAACAAGCCATACGAGATGCGCTGGAGCAGAAGATGGTTGATCTGCTCCTCATATCAGAGGGTCTCCGAAAGGTCAGGTATACATATCGATGTCCCACATGCCAGGCAGAATTAACCTTAAATCAAGAACCGAATGAATGGCCAGTTTGCGAAAAGGATGGCACTCCAATGGAACTGGTTGCTGAAGATGACTTCATAGAGGACCTTTACAGGCTAGCCAAAGAATCGGGTGCCCAGGTCGAGATCATATCGGATCAGAGCGAAGAGGGTAAACTTCTCAAGCAGGCCTTTGGCGGCATGGCTGCAGTTCTGAGGTTCATTAGAAAGGATAACGTTCAGATGATGTGA
- a CDS encoding cysteine synthase family protein, producing MIGSNARSQIDDLIDSMHSIGIGNTPFIEVDDGIYAKIEWMNRFGSIKDRPAFFIIYSLKESGDLDGKTLIEASSGNTGLAVSGIAKMLGVRSIIVLPENASPFTKRSIMENGSRVIETPASLGTEGSINRLKEMVSTDDFIWLNQHSNTKNSDSHYYTTAREMVDSMGVPSAIVAGIGTGGTITGIARYFKEIDPGVRVIGVQPAAGSHIHGLRNVSASKYRGIIDRYGHLIDEIVYVNEDQAISEIRRYYEKSGQLIGISAGANLYASRLFHERYRKIFTVFPDSGEKYREEIGPLI from the coding sequence ATGATCGGAAGCAACGCCAGATCGCAGATCGATGACCTCATCGATTCCATGCACAGCATCGGCATTGGAAATACGCCATTCATAGAGGTTGATGATGGTATATATGCCAAAATAGAATGGATGAACAGGTTCGGTTCCATAAAGGACAGGCCAGCATTCTTCATAATATATTCACTTAAAGAATCTGGAGATCTCGACGGAAAGACACTCATAGAGGCTTCCTCAGGTAACACAGGCCTAGCCGTCTCCGGAATAGCAAAGATGCTTGGCGTACGATCAATCATAGTTCTTCCAGAGAATGCGAGTCCCTTCACCAAGAGATCCATTATGGAGAATGGATCAAGAGTCATAGAGACGCCCGCATCCCTGGGTACAGAGGGATCGATTAACAGACTCAAAGAGATGGTCTCAACAGATGATTTCATATGGCTCAACCAGCACTCGAATACCAAGAACAGTGATTCTCACTATTATACCACAGCAAGGGAAATGGTCGATTCCATGGGCGTGCCATCTGCAATAGTCGCCGGGATAGGCACAGGCGGAACAATAACTGGTATCGCCAGGTACTTCAAGGAAATAGATCCGGGCGTAAGGGTCATAGGAGTACAGCCGGCAGCAGGTTCCCACATACACGGTCTCAGGAATGTGTCCGCATCGAAATACCGCGGGATAATCGACAGGTACGGTCATCTCATAGATGAGATTGTATACGTTAACGAAGATCAGGCCATATCAGAGATACGAAGATATTATGAAAAGAGCGGCCAGCTTATAGGAATATCCGCTGGCGCAAATCTGTACGCCTCCAGGCTGTTCCATGAGAGGTACAGGAAGATATTCACGGTCTTTCCTGATTCTGGAGAAAAATACAGAGAAGAGATAGGACCTTTGATATAG
- the hemA gene encoding glutamyl-tRNA reductase encodes MEKNGISRYVILLTCNRVEIYLRAGFPEDLEAMKPNVLHDEEAIKHLMEVSSGLDSMSLGENEILKQVKEAYELSVRNGKVDKVLSLIFQKAIFVGKKVRSETEISRGKVSVPSIVYDILSSRVVQKVLIIGNGMIAGEIAPYLSGKFEVTIAGRNIDHVKDLASKYNYSYTTINDLHELIMRNDAIISATSSKTPIIRREEMVEGKLYIDLGNPRNIEDKPGADIITIDDIYSVSNRNGSARMESVDEARRIIEIEMASLMNKIKDVMIDEIFADFYKFAVVVQKMEIEKFSRMHPEIPASDVEAFAHSMINKVMNIPVMTLKSVARSQSNQDFSRIFSKFYDNFSDLVSAALQSYEGRQDTQSLRDRTRRLLQRS; translated from the coding sequence TTGGAGAAGAACGGCATTTCCAGATACGTCATACTATTGACCTGTAACAGGGTAGAGATATATCTCCGTGCCGGATTTCCAGAGGATCTTGAAGCAATGAAGCCCAACGTATTACATGATGAGGAAGCAATTAAGCACTTGATGGAGGTTTCTTCCGGCCTTGATTCGATGTCCCTTGGAGAAAACGAGATACTAAAGCAGGTGAAGGAGGCCTACGAGCTATCTGTCAGAAATGGGAAGGTCGACAAGGTTCTGTCCCTGATCTTTCAGAAGGCCATATTCGTTGGCAAGAAGGTGCGTTCAGAAACAGAGATATCAAGGGGGAAGGTGTCGGTTCCATCGATCGTATACGACATACTCTCAAGCAGGGTGGTGCAAAAGGTACTGATCATAGGGAACGGCATGATCGCAGGTGAGATAGCGCCATATCTCAGCGGCAAATTCGAGGTGACCATAGCAGGCCGCAACATAGATCACGTGAAGGATCTTGCATCAAAGTACAACTACAGCTACACTACTATAAATGATCTGCACGAGTTGATCATGAGAAACGATGCAATAATATCAGCTACGTCTTCTAAGACACCCATCATCAGAAGGGAAGAGATGGTCGAGGGCAAACTCTACATCGATCTCGGGAATCCGAGAAACATAGAGGATAAGCCAGGCGCGGACATAATTACAATCGATGACATTTACTCAGTATCCAATAGAAATGGATCAGCCAGGATGGAAAGCGTCGATGAGGCCCGCAGGATAATAGAGATCGAGATGGCTTCGCTCATGAACAAGATAAAGGACGTCATGATTGACGAAATTTTCGCGGATTTCTACAAATTCGCCGTCGTCGTTCAGAAGATGGAGATAGAAAAATTCAGCCGAATGCATCCTGAGATCCCAGCATCTGACGTTGAGGCATTTGCCCATTCCATGATAAACAAGGTCATGAACATACCGGTCATGACGCTGAAGAGTGTTGCCAGATCCCAGAGCAACCAGGATTTCAGCCGGATATTTTCAAAATTCTACGACAACTTCAGCGATCTCGTATCTGCTGCTCTCCAGAGCTATGAAGGTCGTCAAGATACCCAAAGTCTACGAGACCGAACTCGTCGGTTATTGCAAAGATCCTGA
- a CDS encoding metallophosphoesterase: MREIEILDGVFLTDLYCVYLSDIEAVVVSDLHLGYEEEMNLHGLFLPRIQRDHITSVMDRIIERYNPQRIIINGDFKQEFSKNLPSEWTDVLYFIDRYDDRDLIFIRGNHDNYLATILSKKNIGMMDFYEDDRYFIYHGDRNMGIKKITILGHEHPSLVLRDRVGGVYKLPAFAFNFRRNVIITPSMSFFSSGTDLSQSLLSEEHFTPALKGMKPSCFRIFAITDEFGLVDFGYLDDLHSSGEQQIRDR; the protein is encoded by the coding sequence ATGCGGGAGATAGAGATCCTCGATGGCGTTTTTCTCACGGACCTGTATTGCGTCTACTTGAGCGATATAGAGGCAGTGGTGGTATCCGATCTGCATCTGGGGTATGAGGAGGAGATGAACCTTCACGGCCTGTTCCTCCCAAGGATACAGAGGGATCACATCACTTCCGTAATGGACAGGATCATAGAAAGATACAACCCACAGAGGATAATAATAAATGGAGATTTCAAACAGGAGTTTTCTAAGAATCTACCCAGCGAATGGACAGATGTATTGTATTTCATAGATAGGTATGATGACCGAGATCTTATATTCATAAGGGGCAATCACGATAACTATCTTGCAACCATACTGTCAAAGAAGAACATAGGCATGATGGATTTTTACGAGGATGATAGGTACTTCATCTACCATGGAGACAGAAACATGGGAATCAAGAAGATCACCATACTTGGGCACGAGCATCCGTCACTTGTGCTAAGAGACCGTGTCGGCGGTGTCTACAAGCTTCCGGCATTCGCATTCAACTTCAGGCGCAACGTCATCATAACGCCGTCGATGAGTTTCTTCTCCTCAGGAACCGATCTTTCTCAATCCCTGTTGAGCGAGGAGCATTTTACACCTGCCCTAAAGGGTATGAAACCATCTTGCTTCAGGATCTTTGCAATAACCGACGAGTTCGGTCTCGTAGACTTTGGGTATCTTGACGACCTTCATAGCTCTGGAGAGCAGCAGATACGAGATCGCTGA
- a CDS encoding LUD domain-containing protein, with the protein MNWIDLMSMVSSGNYAEVEKVLTEYPYIAELADHLRDQKMKVIENLDSYVSLTIKNVERLGGHAYLAKDKEEARKIAGDLVGDNKTVVFSKTNVAYEIGLREYLESKHNEVWETDLGEYLIQISKGWPTHIVAPALGMTREDAAKAVKKIDPSINENSTIEDVVAAVRKFLMSKYVKADVGITGANAVAADSGAIALVENEGNIRIDTVMPQTHISITGIDKIVPTLRDALDEVMVQSAYAGLFPPTYINVTAGPSSTADIELRRVSPATGPKNFHLILLDDGRMDASKDEGLKEALLCIKCGRCYFSCPIYRVLGKEWVSTKSPYNGPTGVMWNYITNKDPWPASYCVHSGGCKEVCPMRINIPEVIKYIKYLGSKSL; encoded by the coding sequence ATGAACTGGATAGATCTCATGTCGATGGTGTCTAGCGGAAATTACGCTGAAGTCGAAAAGGTGCTTACCGAGTATCCATACATAGCCGAACTTGCTGATCATCTTAGGGATCAGAAGATGAAGGTGATAGAAAACCTGGATTCATACGTCAGTCTAACGATTAAGAACGTGGAGAGGCTCGGCGGACATGCATATCTAGCGAAGGACAAAGAAGAAGCTAGGAAGATCGCAGGAGACCTCGTCGGTGATAACAAAACGGTCGTCTTTTCAAAGACAAATGTTGCATACGAGATCGGGCTCAGGGAATACTTGGAATCTAAACACAACGAGGTCTGGGAAACGGATCTGGGCGAATATCTAATACAGATATCGAAGGGATGGCCAACACACATAGTTGCGCCTGCCCTGGGCATGACAAGGGAGGACGCTGCAAAAGCCGTCAAGAAGATCGATCCGAGCATCAACGAAAATTCAACGATTGAGGATGTCGTTGCGGCCGTCAGGAAGTTTCTGATGTCCAAGTACGTTAAGGCTGATGTTGGAATAACCGGCGCCAACGCTGTCGCTGCAGATTCCGGTGCCATAGCACTGGTTGAAAACGAGGGAAATATAAGGATCGACACAGTTATGCCACAGACGCACATTTCAATCACTGGCATCGATAAGATAGTGCCGACGCTAAGAGACGCGCTGGACGAGGTGATGGTGCAGTCGGCTTACGCTGGCCTGTTTCCGCCTACATACATAAACGTCACTGCCGGCCCGAGTTCAACTGCAGACATCGAACTGAGGCGTGTTTCTCCGGCGACCGGGCCGAAGAACTTCCATCTGATACTTCTGGATGATGGCAGGATGGATGCTAGCAAGGACGAGGGCCTGAAGGAAGCACTGCTTTGCATTAAATGCGGCCGCTGCTACTTTTCATGCCCGATATACAGAGTACTCGGCAAAGAATGGGTTTCCACAAAATCCCCATACAACGGGCCAACTGGTGTCATGTGGAACTACATAACCAATAAGGATCCGTGGCCTGCTTCCTACTGCGTCCATTCTGGCGGCTGCAAGGAAGTCTGCCCCATGCGAATAAACATACCAGAGGTCATAAAATATATAAAATACCTGGGATCAAAATCTCTGTGA
- a CDS encoding (Fe-S)-binding protein yields MDEDRVRKQEALIKSVLYRNLMEDYIPFPLDKKLAVKWASGMNIPRGGKVILYTSYMYQMASVFKSYEKYVPTLGSLGKSRILASIGSRLIKPKDEDIDRSVRILQNIYRMISKVRADVGYLYEEEPYSGSLLYELGFLDEFKEYGTEILKFFKEKGVEEIITVDPHTTNTLANLKRYIGFDIPFRSYLTIIGTVKGNGKFVMHDSCLYSRFLDMYDTIRDKAKSAGIELVEDPTVTGKGSGFCCGGPAGPLNDDLSDSIAKARAASLKAVYDNVLVACPLCYVNLEPYCNIKDIAEVIG; encoded by the coding sequence TTGGACGAAGATCGCGTGAGGAAGCAGGAGGCTCTCATCAAGAGTGTTTTATACAGAAACCTCATGGAAGACTACATCCCCTTTCCCCTGGACAAGAAGCTGGCAGTTAAGTGGGCCAGCGGTATGAACATACCTAGGGGCGGGAAAGTTATACTGTACACGTCTTACATGTACCAGATGGCGTCCGTATTCAAATCATACGAAAAATATGTGCCGACGCTCGGATCACTTGGTAAATCAAGGATCCTGGCATCGATAGGATCACGTCTCATAAAGCCCAAGGATGAGGATATAGATCGATCCGTAAGGATACTGCAGAACATATACAGGATGATCTCCAAGGTAAGGGCGGATGTAGGCTATCTCTACGAAGAGGAACCTTACAGTGGATCGCTTCTTTACGAACTGGGATTCCTTGACGAGTTCAAGGAGTACGGCACAGAGATTCTAAAGTTTTTCAAAGAAAAGGGTGTCGAGGAGATAATAACCGTGGATCCCCACACCACGAACACTCTCGCGAACCTGAAGAGATATATAGGCTTCGATATTCCATTCCGCAGTTATCTTACGATCATAGGCACAGTGAAGGGAAATGGCAAATTTGTCATGCACGATTCGTGCCTATATTCCAGGTTTCTCGATATGTACGATACAATTAGGGATAAGGCCAAATCTGCAGGTATAGAGCTGGTGGAGGATCCCACAGTGACAGGAAAGGGATCCGGATTCTGCTGTGGAGGGCCCGCTGGACCACTCAACGATGACCTTAGCGATAGCATAGCGAAGGCCAGAGCAGCTTCGCTCAAGGCGGTCTATGACAATGTGCTTGTCGCATGCCCACTGTGCTACGTCAACCTCGAGCCGTACTGCAATATTAAAGACATAGCGGAGGTGATCGGATGA
- a CDS encoding (Fe-S)-binding protein, which translates to MQDLIAEAGKCVNCGFCESVCPTLPAAGFISTKGARGRVDLAKFLYNKGEIDPSESFYSCVDCYACLSVCPAGVNAGKVSEIGRMIVAEQGKAPEIAKMIVEFTMKFKNPLGVREKCAEWASGIEFGSKETLLYTGNMYQLMAYLRKFGSIRKLLGHYDSAIAHIMREHPSFTTMFRDLYDRSMMGRMSDYLRNIVKLLKQNGIEFGYLGKEEPYPGTFIYDLGFENEFREYAKYVSELFRSHGVRRIITIDPHTYEILKYIYPKYVNFEFDVIYYMDMIKIDRVAGKYAVHAPCHFSRYFDFTGYVSKIFDAYTEENPTRCCGGPDELLFPEISERISQKRFEELKSTGYPIVTACPICYANLAKDDSVMDISELLLKSK; encoded by the coding sequence ATGCAGGATCTGATAGCTGAAGCAGGAAAATGCGTTAACTGCGGCTTCTGCGAATCTGTGTGCCCAACGCTGCCGGCTGCGGGCTTCATCTCAACAAAGGGAGCTAGAGGGCGTGTAGACCTGGCTAAATTCCTTTACAATAAAGGTGAAATCGATCCCTCAGAATCGTTCTACTCATGCGTTGATTGCTATGCCTGTCTCAGTGTCTGCCCCGCAGGTGTAAATGCTGGAAAGGTAAGCGAGATCGGCAGGATGATCGTAGCAGAACAGGGTAAGGCGCCGGAGATAGCAAAGATGATCGTTGAATTCACAATGAAGTTCAAGAATCCCTTGGGTGTAAGGGAAAAATGCGCCGAATGGGCTTCTGGCATTGAGTTCGGATCCAAGGAAACGCTGCTCTACACGGGAAATATGTACCAGCTCATGGCCTATCTACGCAAGTTCGGGAGCATAAGGAAGCTCCTGGGACATTACGATAGCGCCATCGCCCATATAATGAGGGAGCACCCATCGTTCACCACCATGTTCCGGGATCTGTATGATAGAAGCATGATGGGAAGGATGAGCGATTACCTACGCAACATTGTCAAGCTACTGAAACAAAACGGCATTGAGTTCGGATACCTCGGAAAGGAGGAACCGTATCCTGGTACGTTCATATACGATCTGGGCTTTGAAAACGAATTCAGGGAATATGCAAAGTACGTTTCAGAACTGTTCAGATCCCATGGCGTTCGCAGGATAATTACCATTGATCCGCATACATACGAGATACTGAAGTACATATATCCAAAGTATGTTAACTTTGAATTTGATGTCATATATTATATGGATATGATCAAGATCGATAGAGTTGCTGGAAAATATGCAGTGCATGCACCTTGCCATTTCTCCAGATACTTCGATTTTACGGGATATGTCTCCAAGATCTTCGATGCGTACACGGAGGAAAATCCGACTAGATGCTGCGGTGGCCCAGATGAGTTGCTCTTTCCGGAAATATCCGAAAGAATATCGCAGAAAAGGTTCGAAGAGCTCAAGAGTACAGGATACCCGATAGTGACGGCATGCCCTATATGTTATGCTAACCTAGCCAAGGACGACAGCGTCATGGACATATCCGAGTTGCTGCTGAAATCTAAATAA